The Chryseobacterium indologenes genomic sequence CAATCATGGGAAAAGCAGGAATTCTCACCGGAGAAAAAGGAGATATTATGATTCCAACCTCTCATATCTTTGAAGGTACAGCTGATAACTATCCGTTTGAAAATGCATTACAACTTGACGATTTCCAGGATGATGAGCTAAAAGCTTTTGAAGGACCTATGATTACGGTGCTGGGAACTTCACTGCAAAACAGAGATATTTTATCTTACTTCATGAACACATCATGGAAGGCCATTGGTCTCGAAATGGAAGGAGCTCACTACCAGAAGGCTATTCAGGTTGCTTCTAAAATCAGACACCATATTTCACCGGATTTGTTTGTCATGTATGCTTATTACGCTTCGGATAATCCATTGGAAACAGGAAGTACTCTTTCTTCGGGAGGTTTAGGATTAACAGGGGTGAAACCTACCTATCTTATTACGTTAAGAATTCTTGAAAAGATATTAAGATGCGGAAAGAAAGAAGTTTCTGTAAAGAAATAGTTTTACTTTCCATTGAAAATATAAGTCTCAGATGAATTTACATCTGAGACTTTTTTTTCTTCTTAGCAAGGGTAAAACCATGACAAGGAGAAAACGGTTCAGAATGTGTATCTTGAAACAATAAAAAACTTATCTATGAATTCAGCTTCACAATTATCAAAAAGATTCAGGGAAGTGTTGCTTGATGGGCTGTGGATTGCCAATACTAATTTTAAAGATCAGCTTTCAGATGTGACCTGGCAGCAGGCTGTGACAAAGATTGATTCTTTAAATACAATTGCGATGCTCACTTTCCACATCGACTATTATATTGCAGGAATTGTGCATGTCTTTGAAGGTGGAGAACTTGAAATAAAAGATAAGTTCAGTTTTGATCTTCCTGCCATAGATTCCCAGATACAATGGGATGACCTGCGGAATAAGCTTTGGGTGGATTCTGAGAAATTTGCCTCCTTATTGGAACAGATGCCGGATTCCAAACTTGATGAGGTATTTGTAGATGAAAAATACG encodes the following:
- a CDS encoding DUF1572 domain-containing protein — translated: MNSASQLSKRFREVLLDGLWIANTNFKDQLSDVTWQQAVTKIDSLNTIAMLTFHIDYYIAGIVHVFEGGELEIKDKFSFDLPAIDSQIQWDDLRNKLWVDSEKFASLLEQMPDSKLDEVFVDEKYGTYQRNIEGMIEHSYYHLGQITLIKKLVKNV